In Cololabis saira isolate AMF1-May2022 chromosome 1, fColSai1.1, whole genome shotgun sequence, the following proteins share a genomic window:
- the LOC133445187 gene encoding sialoadhesin-like: protein MAAVGPERKGFNSHLWQRYHHISREVGDIESVRPLGRAFVVEVVVVRSQEGWGVTYTSTEICTLKGSTVKIHCTYTYPPRIHGNVTVLETASWFTEGKDQAPVDLMTQTEYADRVQYQCGEKECTLVIEDLRERDSAEYKFRFTTNQPGGSYTGTPGVVLFVKVPHVEVTKPYPTLWPSWAKLKCRSTCHVTAGDSIMWFKNGQRTHAGNSFVEVYFGNEDSVSCAVRQHQRVPSPSVCVLRPTCNKVTYTDRSICAPKGSSVDISCTYSPGNGVVSKSWFNPHNNNHLRRDKDRVQLHETGAGRSTLRIRDLRDTDSAEYRFKFKTGDFEWGNDLPGTTLTVTTLQVQVNRIIAVHESYTDVELKCHSSCKPAAHRSYIWFRNGQKDTIQQTSKYRDKFHLEDNVSCAFKGYEDQSPLVYPLKLPSIFASPSGEIVEGMSVNLTCFTYANPAAKNTLYKGNQTLPLGSAGIYHFSSISSEDRGIYSCKSEDQHSVSLVLDVQYAPKLPSVSVNSSGGISEGTSVTLSCSSDANPAANYTWYKEDEDSTKASGNNFTISDFRSELGGNYYCEAQNSRGRRRSRFHPIEVEVRHFSGSRKFPVNLVMKVVFLVVFILSSLVWIRKKSLTRQRWTEDKPDSSLEMDEIQNTLQAITATENPYSTIPASGQRHEQCAVNSAFF from the exons ATGGCAGCGGTAGGCCCAGAAAGGAAGggcttcaactcccacctctggCAGAGATACCACCACATCTCAAGGGAggtgggggacattgagtctgtACGGCCGTTGGGCCGAGCTTTCGTTGTTGAGGTCGTTG TGGTACGGAGTCAGGAGGGCTGGGGAGTGACTTACACCTCTACTGAGATCTGCACTTTGAAAGGATCAACAGTGAAAATACACTGCACCTACACATACCCCCCCAGAATCCATGGAAATGTCACAGTGCTGGAAACAGCTTCATGGTTTACTGAAGGTAAAGATCAAGCCCCCGTGGATCTGATGACACAAACAGAGTATGCTGATCGTGTACAGTATCAATGTGGAGAAAAGGAATGCACCCTGGTGATTGAAgacctgagagagagagactcagCTGAGTACAAGTTCAGGTTCACGACCAACCAACCAGGTGGAAGTTATACAGGCACACCTGGAGTCGTCCTGTTTGTCAAAG TTCCCCATGTTGAGGTAACGAAACCATATCCAACATTGTGGCCTTCATGGGCAAAACTGAAGTGTCGAAGCACATGTCACGTTACTGCTGGTGATTCTATAATGTGGTTCAAGAATGGACAGAGAACTCACGCAGGAAACTCTTTTGTGGAAGTCTACTTTGGTAATGAAGACAGCGTTTCCTGTGCTGTACGCCAACACCAGAGGGTCCCTTCTCCTTCAGTCT gtgTCCTTCGTCCCACCTGTAACAAAGTGACTTACACTGACAGAAGCATCTGTGCCCCCAAAGGCTCATCGGTGGATATTTCTTGCACATACAGTCCTGGAAATGGTGTTGTATCAAAGAGTTGGTTCAACCCTCACAACAATAACCACTTACGTCGCGATAAAGACCGTGTTCAGCTCCATGAAACAGGAGCAGGAAGGTCAACTCTGAGAATACGGGACCTTAGAGACACTGATTCAGCTGAATATCGCTTCAAATTCAAAACAGGGGATTTTGAATGGGGCAACGATTTACCTGGAACGACTCTGACTGTCACAA ctctgcaggtgcaggtgaaCAGAATAATAGCAGTCCACGAGTCTTACACTGATGTGGAGCTGAAGTGTCACAGCAGCTGCAAACCAGCTGCTCATCGTTCCTACATCTGGTTTAGGAACGGACAGAAGGACACGATCCAGCAAACTTCTAAATACAGAGACAAATTTCATCTTGAAGACAACGTCTCCTGTGCTTTCAAAGGATATGAGGACCAGTCTCCTTTAGTAT ATCCTTTAAAGCTGCCCTCTATATTCGCCAGTCCCTCTGGTGAGATCGTAGAGGGCATGTCAGTGAATCTGACCTGCTTCACCTATGCTAACCCAGCAGCTAAGAATACTCTGTACAAGGGGAACCAAACGCTGCCTCTGGGATCAGCAGGTATTTATCACTTCTCCTCCATCAGCTCTGAGGATAGAGGGATCTACTCTTGCAAGTCTGAGGATCAACACTCTGTATCTTTGGTCCTTGATGTCCAGT ATGCTCCAAAGCTCCCGTCTGTGTCAGTGAATTCCTCTGGTGGGATATCAGAGGGAACCTCAGTGACGCTGAGCTGCAGCAGTGATGCTAACCCAGCAGCTAATTACACCTGGTACAAGGAGGATGAAGACTCCACAAAAGCTTCAGGAAACAACTTCACTATCAGTGACTTCAGATCTGAACTCGGTGGAAATTATTACTGTGAAGCCCAGAACAGCAGAGGACGACGTAGATCCAGATTTCATCCGATTGAAGTAGAAGTTAGACATTTTTCAG GTTCAAGGAAGTTTCCAGTTAATTTAGTGATGAAAGTCGTTTTTCTGGTTGtcttcatcctctcatccttaGTGTGGATTAG AAAGAAGTCCTTGACAAGACAGCGTTGGACTGAAGACAAACCAGACAGCAGTTTGGAG ATGGATGAAATTCAGAACACTCTACAAGCCATAACTGCAACAGAAAACCCCTATTCAACTATCCCAGCTTCAGGCCAGCGCCATGAGCAGTGTGCAGTAAACTCAGCCTTCTTTTGA